In the Daphnia pulicaria isolate SC F1-1A chromosome 2, SC_F0-13Bv2, whole genome shotgun sequence genome, one interval contains:
- the LOC124326111 gene encoding homeobox protein B-H2-like, with the protein MESATKMKSASVVRSPSTSPTDLSLCSSKRKAISHQSSSHHHHHHNNNNNNNSKRFRLSEAAESAAAAEAEHQQQQQQQQRGRSLSKSTALPATSSGASSPSRAGSLDHQQQQQNAAAAKMLGMPDQNTASMLAAMAFVTRARSSFMIGDILNSSRWTDQPPQSQQHGQHQHHHHPLLGAYHHHQGGSHPAATAAALMAASAAAHHHVPQHLNQLPHGLHGLHHHHHLLQHPSVMEAVHQHHHHQSGGGGHNKNLLRQPRDGHSSKSDEEEDDGDSEVDVESNASYNSRQTNSLTNKEDGNEEETDADEEEEEELRNAVGGSGKVLGGGSAAGAAGKSGGGGGGGGGTGGNGGGAGNSSSRPASSPPSPSSCGRKQRKARTAFTDHQLQTLEKSFERQKYLSVQDRLELAAKLSLTDTQVKTWYQNRRTKWKRQTAVGLELLAEAGNYATLQRLYAGSAAAAAAAAAASSPYAPWGYPAGPHLNALPSSALDLYYRQAAAALSQRVSPTALQQQQQQQQQPPRGGVYPSSAGTGGPAGALSLSLLPGNNSPGQRSSTSSSLLSNSAAGASANAAANASSNLSRPSSVEKT; encoded by the exons ATGGAATCGGCAACTAAAATGAAAAGCGCCTCAGTCGTCAGGTCACCGTCGACGTCGCCCACCGATTTGTCGCTGTGCAGCTCCAAACGCAAAGCCATTTCGCACCAGTCGTCCAGccatcaccaccatcaccacaacaacaacaacaacaacaacagtaagCGATTCCGGTTGTCGGAAGCGGCCGagtcggccgccgccgccgaggccgaacaccaacaacaacagcagcaacaacagagaGGCCGATCTTTGAGTAAATCAACGGCACTGCCGGCCACTTCGTCTGGGGCCAGTTCGCCCAGCAGGGCCGGCAGCCTGgatcaccagcagcagcagcagaacgcTGCGGCGGCTAAAATGCTGGGCATGCCCGACCAGAACACGGCGTCCATGTTGGCGGCCATGGCGTTCGTGACGCGAGCGCGATCGAGTTTCATGATCGGCGACATTCTCAACTCGTCGAGATGGACGGACCAGCCTCCGCAGTCGCAGCAGCACGGCCaacaccagcaccaccaccacccactgtTGGGcgcctaccaccaccaccagggcGGGTCCCATCCGgcggcgacggcggcggcCCTGATGGCCGCCTCGGCCGCCGCCCATCATCACGTCCCGCAACACCTCAATCAACTGCCTCACGGCCTGCACGGcctccaccatcaccaccacctgcTGCAGCATCCGTCGGTGATGGAGGCCgtccaccagcaccaccaccaccagagcGGAGGAGGCGGACACAATAAGAATCTCCTGCGCCAGCCGAGAGACGGGCACAGCAGCAAGTCGGACGAGGAGGAAGACGACGGTGACTCGGAGGTCGACGTCGAATCCAACGCCAGTTACAACAGCCGTCAAACCAACAGTC TGACGAATAAGGAGGACGGAAACGAAGAGGAGACGGATGCCgacgaggaggaagaggaggagctGAGAAACGCCGTCGGCGGTAGCGGAAAGGTTTTGGGCGGAGGGTCAGCAGCCGGAGCGGCCGGCAAGAGCGGAggaggcggtggcggcggaggaggTACCGGAGGCAACGGCGGGGGAGCTGGCAATTCTTCGTCGAGACCGGCCTCGTCGCcgccgtcgccgtcgtcgtgcGGCCGGAAGCAGCGCAAAGCCCGTACGGCCTTCACCGACCACCAGCTGCAGACGCTGGAGAAGAGCTTCGAACGCCAAAAGTACCTCAGCGTTCAGGACCGGCTGGAACTGGCCGCCAAACTCAGTCTGACCGACACCCAAGTGAAAACTTGGTACCAAAATCGCAG gaccaaGTGGAAAAGACAGACGGCCGTGGGATTGGAGCTGTTGGCAGAAGCGGGTAACTATGCGACGCTTCAGCGTCTATACGCCGGATCGGCGGCCGCAGCCGCAGCCGCCGCAGCCGCCTCGTCACCTTACGCTCCCTGGGGCTATCCAGCCGGACCGCATCTCAACGCCTTACCTTCGA GTGCTTTGGATTTGTATTACCGACAAGCGGCGGCGGCTTTGAGCCAGCGAGTTAGTCCGACCGCtctccagcaacaacagcagcaacaacaacagccgccCCGAGGAGGAGTCTACCCATCGTCGGCGGGAACGGGAGGCCCAGCGGGCGCCCTGTCGTTGTCTTTGCTGCCCGGCAACAACAGTCCCGGACAGCGCTCATCCACCTCATCATCGCTGTTGAGTAATTCGGCGGCCGGCGCTAGTGCCAACGCCGCCGCCAACGCCAGCAGCAATCTCAGCCGGCCGTCCAGCGTTGAGAAAACCTAA